From a single Pseudomonas serboccidentalis genomic region:
- a CDS encoding DUF3309 family protein: MDMGTILIIILILLLIGGLPVFPHSRSWGYGPSGIIGVVLVVLLVLLLLGKI, encoded by the coding sequence ATCGACATGGGCACAATTCTTATCATTATCCTGATCCTGTTGCTGATCGGTGGTCTGCCGGTCTTCCCGCACTCCAGAAGTTGGGGTTACGGCCCGTCGGGCATTATCGGCGTGGTCTTGGTGGTGCTGTTGGTCTTGCTGTTACTTGGCAAGATATAA